GCAACTCCAAACGCAGAGGAAGCCGCGTCCATGACTCTGGCCGCTTGGATGACGATCCGCAGGCACAGGATGGATCTCGTGTTCTTCAGAAGCGCTTGAGCCACGCCATAAGCATGGGAAATGGGAGCCCTTTGGAGGAGTTCTCCCTGGAGACACTGCTTCAAGTCACCAACAATTTCTGTGAGGACAAGAGAATTGGGCTTGGTAGCTTCGGTGCAGTGTACCATGCCACCCTGGAGGACGGCAAGGAGGTTGCTATAAAAAGAGCCGAAGCCTCATCCTCAACCTACACAGTTTTGGGTGGGCAAGGGCAAGTGGACAAAGACAATGCCTTTGTGAACGAGCTGGAATCACTCTCAAGACTCCACCACAAGAACCTGGTCCGGTTGTTGGGGTTCTATGAAGACAGCAAAGAACGCATTTTGGTGTACGATTACATGGACAATGGGAGCCTGAGTGATCATCTCCACAAGCTCCAAAGTTCAGCTCTCATGTCATGGGCAGTGAGAATCAAGGTGGCTCTAGATGCTGCAAGGGGCATAGAGTACTTGCACCAATACGCCACTCCACCAATCATTCACCGTGACATTAAGTCTGCCAACATATTATTGGATGCCAAGTGGACAGCAAAAGTGTCTGATTTTGGACTCTCTCTCATGGGCCCTGACCCTGAAGATGAGGATGCCCACCTTTCACTTCTGGCCGCTGGCACTGTTGGCTACATGGACCCTGAATACTATAGGCTTCAACATTTGACCCCCAAGAGTGACGTCTACAGCTTTGGGGTGGTTTTGCTTGAGTTGCTCTCCGGCTACAAGGCCATCCATAAAAACGAGAATGGGGTGCCACGAAATGTTGTTGATTTTGTGGTGCCATTCATTTTCCAAGATGAGATTCACAGAGTGTTGGACAGAAGAGTGGCCCCACCCACGCCCTTTGAGATAGAGGCAGTGGCCTACGTCGGTTATTTGGCTGCTGATTGTGTTAGGCTTGAAGGTCGAGATAGACCAACTATGTCTCAAGTTGTAAATAACTTGGAAAGAGCATTGGCTGCATGTTTAGCCAAACCAATACTCTCTAGGTCCACCACCGATTCTATTTCTTCACAATAGCTCATCTTTCGCTCCCTTGAATGGATTCTCAAAAGAAATTGTCAACTTTTGTACATttctccacctttttttttttaaaaaaaaaaaaatctaatttcgACGTCACCAGACGAGTCAATTATACTAACCCGGtccaatttttgttttattttgtaatgGATGACTCCTATAAGTGTATTATCATAAATTTGATTCTTGCACCAACcagcaaggaaaaaaaaatatacaccatGTTGAATCAGTGCATTTTAAGCAAAACCAACACGGTTCACAactctccttttctttttctttttttaactacTACTCGCCACTAGGTCAAcgtttattttctctcttcccGAGACAAAACCAAATAGAcggaaaattttcaaataggAGACTAGTAGCATAGTCTTAAGATCTCTaacaaatcaataaaatatatatgtgctTTTCAACTTCAATCTTCACAAACCCGTGTGGCGTATGTCTCTAGACTGTTtccatttattttaacaactacGCGTGACAAAAGAAACCCATTTGGTAGAAGAAATGGGAAACAAAAGCAAAATGATTAAGTTTCAAACTTCAGATCTTTATTCACAAAACCTTGTACCAACAATTGGAACCTATGGTGTAAAGTGGGTCAAAACTTtggagttaaaaaaattgaaattttaaaaacatacaaCGAAACAAATAAGAAGGGAAACTCGAGTGAATGATTTGAATAAATAGTCAGcttcaaaaaacaaataaaaagaaaaaggtgaaaAGAGCTTGGACAATATAATATTCAAGATACCTAAACACGCAAAGCAATAGAAGAGCAAAAGACAACAATTTAGGAGGGCATAATTATGATAAATGTCGGCTAGGTTACGAAAGTGCAGTGCTTCTCAATTGGGAAATAGTAAATATAGTTGAGCAAgtgtttgaaaagaaaagaaacccaCTGGCCACTACCAGTACTAGAGAAGGGCCTTTGTGTCTTTGTTTGGAGATTTGAATGCGCAAGGTTCGGCATCAATTAGCATCTTAACAACCTCTCTCATGGTGGGGCGCAACGATGGAAGCTTAGTGGTGCACTTAATAGCAATCTTCAACACTTTGATCATATCTTCAACAGACTCGGATGTCACCCTTTCATCAAGAATGTTGAGAATACTTTCACGGTCATTGAGATTACTCAACACCCAATAAACAATATCCTTCGCCTCTCCATATTCCTCTTCAATGGGTTCTCTGCCAGACACTAATTCTAATAGCACCACTCCAAAGCTATAAACATCACTCTTTTCCGTGATGTCAGTGGCATAAGCAAGTTCTGCATGGAAGAGAGCAATATATAAATTAACCAACCATATCCTATTATTACACATTCGATCATACATAAATAGGGAGCATATGTTACAAAAAGACACACTCGAGATTTCACATTATCTGTGTAGGGAACTATTAAGACCAGGTAATttgtttgtaaaaattaaaacagaacTATAACCGCTGTGCTAATCTCAAGAGACATAAGGACTGAAATATGATTGAAACTGACACAATATTTTTACTCAACGGGCTTTCTTCAACAACAGAAATTCACCTCATCAACCAATCTTGGTAACCATTCATTGATAACAACAAGTACACATTTCAAGGTAGCATCCTAAAGTAAATTTGGAAggcaattaaaaattctacatacacaataaatataaataaataaaaatgtactcAGCAGATTGTATAGTATATTTCACAATTCACATATCACAAATATATTGAGGTGCTTCTGAATAGTGACAAACATGATCATGAGATGCTTCTGAAACATAAACACCATTTGCAAACTTACCTGGAGCAATATAACCAAGTGTGCCCGCTAGACAGCTATAACCCAACTGCTTATCAGATTTTTCTGCAAACCTTGCAATACCAAAATCAGCAATTTTTGACTCATAATCCTCATCAAGCAAAATGTTGCTGGATTTTATATCCCTGTGAATAACTGGTGGGTTACAGTCATGGTGTAAATAGGCAATTCCTTTCCCAGCTCCCAGAGCAATTTTATACCTCTGGTTCCAATCCAAGTTTGGCTTCCCATCTTTTATCTGTCTGTGAAGAGCTTGAAAAAGATTACCATTTGGCATGTACTCAAACACTAAAAGGTTGGATCCTCCTTTAAGTAAAGAAGCATAGAGTTTAAGTATGTTTCTATGCCTAATTTTCCCCAAAATCTCCATCTCTGCAGCTAAAATTTTCACACCATCTACTTTCCCTAGTTGCTTGACAGCCACCATGGCTCCATTTTTCCTCAACTCCACTCGATAAACCTTTCCTGTACCACCACTACCTATCAAATTATCTTCATCCAATTTACATATTTCATCGGCATCAATATCTACTTGATGGAAAGATGCAAGTTTCCATTTTTGACTGACTTCCTTTTGACCTTGCAAGTTTTTCTCGGCGTCATGCTTGAGGCTTCTACAACTCAAAAACACCAACCCCgccaaaataacaacaaaaatagaagcaaTGAAAAAGAACAAGACAAATTTATCAGCAGAGACACTTGGCTGACCATGATTTTTGGCACAAATCTTCAAATCAGAATTCATGGAAGGTTTTAGGTTTCCCTCAACACACAGCCCCTTGTTTCCAAGAAAAGCTTTCTCTCCTCCAACAATAAAAAGACCAGATGGGATTCTTCCAGAAAGCTGGTTTTCAGAAAAATCCACTGAGCTTAACTTTATTGCTTCTAAATTTTCTGGAATAGAACCTGAAAGTTTGTTCCCAGATATGTTAAGAGAGTTCAATGAGCTCATAAGTGAAACTGACTGGGGGATATTTCCAGATAGAGAATTCCAAGCAAGATTCAAGTCCACCAGCATTGCACAATGACCCAGTTCTGCAGGTATTGATCCAGTTAAAGAATTCTCTTCTAGATGCAAAGAAGATAACTGCTTCAGAGATCCAATTTCAGGTGGTATTTCACCAGAGAAATTATTGTTGCTCAAGTAAAGCTTCTCCAAGTTCACCAGCTTGCCAAGCTCTGATGGGAGCTTACCTGAAAACCTGTTCTTTGTCAAAACTATATGACTTAAGCTAGTAGACAACCCGATTTCTGAAGGTACCTCACCAGTGAAATCATTATAGGCCAAATCAATTATTTCTACATATGGAATTGCCCAAACCTCGTCTGGAATTTTCCCAGATAATCGGTTCATACTAATCCTAAACCTCTTCAGAGATTTACATGTAACATAAGACTCCGGAAAAGTCCCAGAGAAATTGTTTTGCAATGCAAGCAAAAACCTCAACTTCCTGTTTTCACACAAGAACTTTGGGAAATCACCTGAAAATTGATTCTCAGATATGTCAATACTTTCAAGTGGTGAAAACCTGCCAAAATTTCCTGGAATCGTCCCAGTGAAGCTGTTTCTATAAATTGAGAATCCAATGAGATGACGCATATCTGCAAATCCAGCAGGAAGTTCTCCAGAAAAGTTGTTTTCATATAGTTGAAAAACAACCAAGTTCTTCATGTTACCAATTTCCTCTGGCAACCTACCATACATATTGTTGGCAGAAAGGTCAATCTCCTGCAGATTGGTGAGGTTTGCTAGCTCGGCTGGTATCTCTCCTGTCAAATTATTGGAGAAGAGCTCAATCTTGTAAAGATTCTCTAACTTGGAAATTGATCTGGAGAGTCTGCCAGAGATCTTGTTTCTCGAAATATCCAGTGTCTCCAATGCCTTCATTTCATATAGTGATTCTGGAATGTCTCCTATCAAGTGGGAGCCACCAAGATAGAGCCAGGCcaagttcttgagatttccaagaGTCCCTGGAATCTCACCCTCATTGTATTCATTTTCCCCAAGACCCAGTGAAACCAGTCCAGTTAGATTCCCCACCGAGCTGGGGATGCTGCCAGAAAAGTAGTTTGCTGAAAGGTCAAGAACCTGCAGGCTTCTCAGCCCAGACAAGTCTGGGATTGCTCCAACCAATTGATTTCCTGTTAGATTCAACACTCTCAGGCTGGTACACCTGCTTATTTCTGATGGAAGCTTTCCAGAAATTAAATTGGATGGGAGTGACAGAACTTGCAGGCTCTGCAGAATCGAGAGGGATGGGAAAATGTCACCAGAGAGGGACTTATTGTCCAGTGAGATTTCTGTTACTCTTCCAGAAACCGGATCACATGTAATTCCATAAAACTTGCATGGAGAGTCTGATTCATTCCATGAAGCCAATGAATTCGAGGAATCCTTCAAATGATTCTTGAACTGAAGAAGAGCTTGGGTTTCCAACGTCAGAGACACACAAGGTGGAAAAATAGAGTAGGAAGTGAGTAACAGCATTGCCAAGAACTGGAAAAAGTGAAAGAGACGGGGACTCTTGGCCATTAGGATAAGATTCAGGGACAAAGTTGTCAGTCAGTTCAGAAGAGAAATAGAATCATTGGAATGCCAGCAAGGTGGATGATATTCGAACTTGGGTGATCAATAAACCATTATTGCAGGGACCATCCTGGAAACATTGATGAGGGAACAAAATCATGCACtgacattaaattataaacaaactATACATTAATAAATAATGCAAAGGAAAAGCAACATGGTGATGTCAGAGAACAAAAAGAGGTGATGTTGGAATGTCAATTTTGTTTCTATCTGTGGAGAATTATTGCGCTGTCATTACTATGATTCTAATCAAAGAATTGAAGGAAGAGATAATGCTTTGAAGTCACTCATTCACATCTTTGGCACAAAAGAGGTTGCAATCTAATTTGCTCTGAAAGCAAAGCACATAATATAATCATGGCCAAgtatacttcttcttttttaatcatGAGATACTATTACTAACAACCCTGCCCTGAACATCAGAATGAAATTGaaaccttttttatattattttgggaATAGCTAATCAATCACAAGGTAATACTTGGAAAAGTAGTTTATCAATCACAAGTTAAAATTGTTAAAACTTCAACCTGAAGAAAGACCCTTCTGGTCTTCTTTTTCCATCATTATTTCCAAactcaaaacaaaataacagaataagaaattggaagaaatagaattttcatttcattgGCAAGGATTAAACCTGCGTGGAAAAAAGGATCTGATACCTGATTTTGAGTGGACGAATAGCAACTATGATGGATCTCTGTAGCGTCTTTACTCCAAAAATAAGAGGTAAACAGAGCCTTGTTTGTGCCTAGTGAGAATTTGATAGAACgagagttttgttttgtttttttttttagtagggAAATGCATGGACACGGAGCTGAGAACAAACTGGAATTGGCACTGCCATAGGTATTGCGTTGGAAGTTTGTAAAGGAAAAATAAGGAAGTTGAAAGAGGAAATTGGTAGTGGTCCAGATATGCAAGAGACTAGAGAGAGTGAGCACTAGCAGATGGTGGTGGCGTGGGTGTGAGAAACTGAGACAGAGACAGAAACAGAACACTTTCCAGAAACATTTAACGTTGCCTTGAAATTGAAATATGCCAAAAGAGTAAAAGGTAAGAAGGGATAGCTTAAATTTGACACTATTGCATAATGTCAAGGATTGAACCAGTGATTGAGGTTTGGTGTGGGGCAAAAATGCCTTTAGAGATTAGCATTAGAAGGTGCTATTCTTCCTTCCCAGACTTATCTCAACATGTTCCACCGCTAGTAGTGGATGTTTGGACCACTATAAAGCACACACAAGTACACCCATTTTACTATCCACTTATTTCCCCCATCAACCATTTCtcactctttctctttttcatttcacGAATCAATTCCTACATTACTCAATCAATACTGATCCATCTTCCACGTATACAGAACACTTTCCAGAAACATTTAccttattcaaataaaattacttgCGTAAATTGTGCTTATATAAGGTAAATAAACTAGATCAGTTAATAATAAACTGTCTACTACTACTCTTCAGGAAAGCAAATCAAAGTTGCTGATATTTTAGCAAAACACTGTctgaagttagttttacaatttTTGACATTGTTCCTTATTTCATTGCTATTCTGTTGTTAGCATATAGATGTTTCATCCACGTGGTTTAGTTTCTAATTTCActctttctcaaaaaaaaatatagtacgTACGTCCCCCTTTACTTTTGTCATCTATGGACACCCGtgagtatttttattttgacgAGAATTTGGATAAGAAGGTGAAAAATCTTGTTCATTTTTGGACAGAATATTTCTTGAaagtaagaaaacaaaaatatcattttacaaacaaaaaaaaagacgtgtaaacatatattttttaacaaaaaactaattttcctcTAAAATTATATCAAAGATATTATTGAGGAAAATAGAAACAGTCTTGGATATTAAAAATTGGACTGGTGTGGCTCTGCATAAGTTTATGCTCAACACTCAACAATAGTATGAGTGCAGTGGTCTTCCTGATCTCttatttattgtataatttcgtgagtattttgtttttgtctctttttgtgTAATGATTGCAAGTAAAAGACCGTGGCAGTGAGCGGCTGCAGGTTGTTTGTAGCCACCAAAAAAAGCCGTTCACAGAATCCCAATCCCATAAATAAGTTGTTTTACTCTCtgtttacaatttatatataaataaaatagtaacgtagacatttcatttattttggtATAAACCTATTAGGCTTTTGGTATCCCAACGAACTCTTCTATGAGATGCTCTACTATTTTCCTTGATGTAATCTTATCGATCTCATACGCTTTCATCCCATTTTTCAGACCTGCCACAACATGACGCAAATTAGTAGCATCTATGCATGCATTGCACCTACTAGCATTTTATGTAATAAGAAAACACAGCCATTCTCAGTAAAATATTGTGAGCTACACTATACCCATCGACTACATTGATATATGGACTGTATATTCAAGAAGATAAACCACAAAACTATACGCATACTTATTCATAATGTCAATCCTTCAAAAATATTAGTTACTAAATTagtcttttgaaaaattaaattattatattcatcttctttttctaaaaaaaaatattaccattACCATATTAAAttgatgacaatttttttaaaatactaagtTAATGATAACTgcttaaaaaacttttaaaaactattttgatgactatattcaattttttagagGTTAATATAATGCCCCCTGCAACTTTGGAAGATTAAATTAAAGATTTTCTAAAGAAacgaaattattttttgttaataaaattttaagataaagaaATAATGCCTCAATTCAAGATAAGAAAAGCTTGCAatcctaataaataaataaaaaaacatttatgaatGTGGGCTCGAATCGGCAATTTATCAAATAACAGTCCttcatcttaaaattatttcataaaagaataaaatacaattaagcCTTTTATGAGTGAAAAGCTAAAACCAACCTGGAAAGTGTAAGCTCTTGAGTGGCAGCCGGGAAGCATTGAAATCGAAGAAGAAGAGCAAACTCTCCAATAGCTTTGCAGATTCCGTAGATATTAAAACTTCTCTCTAAACAAACATATTTATAGAAATTATGTTCAGTTTGTATCGCACGAATAAgccaaaattaaacatcaagtGATACATTAAGAGGAGGACTACAATACTAAAGctaattttaattagta
Above is a window of Glycine soja cultivar W05 chromosome 12, ASM419377v2, whole genome shotgun sequence DNA encoding:
- the LOC114380215 gene encoding receptor protein-tyrosine kinase CEPR2, with translation MAKSPRLFHFFQFLAMLLLTSYSIFPPCVSLTLETQALLQFKNHLKDSSNSLASWNESDSPCKFYGITCDPVSGRVTEISLDNKSLSGDIFPSLSILQSLQVLSLPSNLISGKLPSEISRCTSLRVLNLTGNQLVGAIPDLSGLRSLQVLDLSANYFSGSIPSSVGNLTGLVSLGLGENEYNEGEIPGTLGNLKNLAWLYLGGSHLIGDIPESLYEMKALETLDISRNKISGRLSRSISKLENLYKIELFSNNLTGEIPAELANLTNLQEIDLSANNMYGRLPEEIGNMKNLVVFQLYENNFSGELPAGFADMRHLIGFSIYRNSFTGTIPGNFGRFSPLESIDISENQFSGDFPKFLCENRKLRFLLALQNNFSGTFPESYVTCKSLKRFRISMNRLSGKIPDEVWAIPYVEIIDLAYNDFTGEVPSEIGLSTSLSHIVLTKNRFSGKLPSELGKLVNLEKLYLSNNNFSGEIPPEIGSLKQLSSLHLEENSLTGSIPAELGHCAMLVDLNLAWNSLSGNIPQSVSLMSSLNSLNISGNKLSGSIPENLEAIKLSSVDFSENQLSGRIPSGLFIVGGEKAFLGNKGLCVEGNLKPSMNSDLKICAKNHGQPSVSADKFVLFFFIASIFVVILAGLVFLSCRSLKHDAEKNLQGQKEVSQKWKLASFHQVDIDADEICKLDEDNLIGSGGTGKVYRVELRKNGAMVAVKQLGKVDGVKILAAEMEILGKIRHRNILKLYASLLKGGSNLLVFEYMPNGNLFQALHRQIKDGKPNLDWNQRYKIALGAGKGIAYLHHDCNPPVIHRDIKSSNILLDEDYESKIADFGIARFAEKSDKQLGYSCLAGTLGYIAPELAYATDITEKSDVYSFGVVLLELVSGREPIEEEYGEAKDIVYWVLSNLNDRESILNILDERVTSESVEDMIKVLKIAIKCTTKLPSLRPTMREVVKMLIDAEPCAFKSPNKDTKALL